A window of the Methanobacterium sp. genome harbors these coding sequences:
- a CDS encoding DUF4012 domain-containing protein, whose product MSRKLIIILITLILIVGTGIYVSYLYIQGEGKFDGNYNVLLLCADPSEPRPGVGAVDMAFVVNVNHGKIVNMTPVYPGGLAHPTKSPNSELRSYGVDKLYLHDSLWSSDVEAGSKIAQEIVEYHTGLKTNLVVIVTPEAIDAMIKAIGPVHVKGKGYVTGNSIEFLREEQNQNGMSRGSAVQSLMDGLKNKAQDRSNRKVLMETASVQYAQGNIHVIPASAFQEFVVYEGIHSLF is encoded by the coding sequence ATGTCAAGAAAACTCATCATCATACTTATTACTCTAATCCTAATTGTTGGTACCGGTATATATGTGTCCTACCTTTATATCCAGGGGGAGGGAAAATTTGATGGAAACTATAATGTACTTCTCCTATGTGCTGACCCATCTGAACCAAGACCTGGTGTAGGGGCAGTGGACATGGCCTTTGTAGTAAATGTTAACCATGGAAAAATAGTTAACATGACTCCGGTTTATCCGGGAGGTCTGGCACATCCAACTAAATCCCCCAATTCTGAATTAAGAAGTTACGGTGTAGATAAACTATACCTACACGACTCACTATGGAGTTCAGATGTAGAAGCAGGATCAAAAATAGCTCAGGAAATAGTTGAATACCACACTGGCTTGAAAACTAATCTGGTGGTCATTGTAACTCCTGAAGCTATAGATGCTATGATAAAGGCCATCGGACCAGTTCATGTGAAAGGTAAGGGTTATGTCACTGGAAATTCCATAGAATTTTTAAGAGAAGAACAGAACCAGAATGGAATGAGCAGGGGCAGTGCAGTGCAGTCACTTATGGATGGTCTTAAAAATAAAGCACAAGATCGGAGTAATCGTAAAGTTCTCATGGAAACTGCATCAGTCCAGTATGCACAGGGCAACATACATGTTATTCCTGCATCAGCATTTCAAGAATTTGTAGTCTATGAAGGTATACACAGCCTATTTTAG